The following are from one region of the Georgenia sp. M64 genome:
- a CDS encoding aldolase/citrate lyase family protein has protein sequence MTARTVLDGADLAAVDELLAAADAHLSGAYPGDDGSRQPVHTVYVPADRYRAGLAQDWGRQALEAVETAGGAAALVEAVGVADPLREDVARRVAEKLDREPVEDLRIDLEDGYGDHGDAEDDVALAAARHLRAELDAGTATPFVGIRFKSLERPTRARGLRSLDLFLSGLAGSGDLPAGLVVTLPKVTSVDQVRAMVLVCAALERAHGLAPGRLRFEVQVETPQAILGADGTAPVAAMVHAGAGRVSGLHYGTYDYSAALGIAAAHQSMEHPVADHAKAVMQLAAAGTGVRLSDGSTNVLPVGEPDRVREAWSLHGRLVRRSLERGYYQGWDLHPAQLPSRFAATYAFYREGLATATDRLGAYLDGAAGGVLDEPATARALAWFLRRGLDCGAVDGEELRSAGLDPSQVARLAAGRG, from the coding sequence GTGACGGCCCGCACCGTCCTGGACGGCGCCGACCTCGCCGCCGTCGACGAGCTCCTCGCCGCGGCCGACGCCCACCTCTCCGGCGCCTACCCGGGCGACGACGGTTCGCGCCAGCCGGTCCACACCGTCTATGTGCCGGCCGACCGCTACCGGGCGGGGCTGGCGCAGGACTGGGGCCGGCAGGCGCTGGAGGCGGTCGAGACCGCGGGCGGCGCGGCGGCGCTCGTCGAGGCGGTGGGCGTGGCGGACCCGCTGCGCGAGGACGTCGCGCGGCGGGTGGCGGAGAAGCTCGACCGCGAGCCGGTCGAGGACCTGCGCATCGACCTCGAGGACGGCTACGGCGACCACGGTGACGCCGAGGACGACGTCGCCCTCGCCGCCGCGCGCCACCTGCGGGCCGAGCTCGACGCGGGCACCGCCACCCCCTTCGTGGGGATCCGGTTCAAGAGCCTCGAACGGCCCACCCGCGCGCGCGGCCTGCGCTCGCTCGACCTGTTCCTCTCCGGCCTGGCCGGCTCGGGCGACCTGCCGGCCGGCCTCGTCGTGACCCTGCCGAAGGTGACCTCGGTCGACCAGGTCCGGGCGATGGTCCTCGTCTGCGCGGCCCTCGAGCGGGCGCACGGGCTGGCCCCCGGGCGCCTGCGCTTCGAGGTCCAGGTCGAGACCCCCCAGGCGATCCTCGGCGCCGACGGCACGGCCCCGGTCGCGGCCATGGTGCACGCGGGGGCCGGACGGGTGAGCGGGCTGCACTACGGGACCTACGACTACTCCGCAGCCCTGGGGATCGCCGCGGCCCACCAGTCCATGGAGCACCCCGTCGCCGACCACGCCAAGGCCGTCATGCAGCTCGCCGCGGCCGGCACCGGCGTGCGCCTGTCCGACGGCTCCACGAACGTCCTGCCGGTGGGGGAGCCGGATCGGGTGCGCGAGGCCTGGTCGCTGCACGGCCGGCTCGTCCGCCGCTCGCTCGAGCGCGGCTACTACCAGGGCTGGGACCTCCACCCCGCCCAGCTGCCCAGCCGGTTCGCGGCCACGTACGCGTTCTACCGGGAGGGCCTCGCCACGGCCACGGACCGTCTGGGCGCCTACCTGGACGGCGCGGCGGGCGGCGTCCTCGACGAGCCGGCCACGGCGCGCGCGCTGGCGTGGTTCCTGCGCCGCGGTCTCGACTGCGGCGCCGTGGACGGCGAGGAGCTGCGCTCGGCCGGTCTCGACCCGTCCCAGGTGGCCAGGCTCGCCGCCGGGCGGGGGTGA
- a CDS encoding NAD-dependent malic enzyme, translated as MVMPSPSYTITLRVEVPASQRATSTVVSTVAEAGAAVMGVDIAHSSPTKLTVDVTCDTVDTEHGERVVAALNALEGVHVLKWSDSTFLMHLGGKIEVNAKVPLKTRRDLSRAYTPGVARVCLAIAEKPEDARRLTIKRNTVAVVTDGTAVLGLGDIGPAAALPVMEGKAALFKEFGGVDAWPVCLDTKDTEEIISIVKALAPVYGGVNLEDISAPRCFEIEARLREELDIPVFHDDQHGTAIVVLAALINALKVVDKKLEDVRIVVSGVGAAGSAIIRLLKAQGARHIIGFGRGGALHRGATNGDEYRRWIAENTNEEGFTGTLKEGMAGADVFIGVSAGNILTGADVATMNDDAIVFALANPTPEVDPIEAGETAAVVATGRSDYPNQINNVLAFPGLFRGLLDAGAHVISDEMLRVAAVAIAEVVGDDERNGAFIIPGVFDHRVAEAVAEAVRSQTVAEKGGSAAEAER; from the coding sequence ATGGTCATGCCCAGCCCCAGCTACACCATCACCCTGCGGGTGGAGGTCCCCGCCTCCCAGCGCGCCACGTCGACCGTCGTCTCGACCGTCGCCGAGGCCGGCGCCGCGGTGATGGGCGTCGACATCGCGCACTCCTCCCCGACGAAGCTCACCGTCGACGTCACCTGCGACACCGTGGACACCGAGCACGGCGAGCGGGTCGTCGCGGCCCTCAACGCCCTCGAGGGCGTGCACGTCCTGAAGTGGTCCGACTCGACGTTCCTCATGCACCTCGGCGGCAAGATCGAGGTCAACGCGAAGGTCCCGCTCAAGACCCGCCGCGACCTCTCCCGCGCCTACACCCCGGGCGTCGCCCGGGTCTGCCTGGCCATCGCCGAGAAGCCGGAGGACGCCCGGCGCCTGACCATCAAGCGCAACACCGTCGCGGTCGTCACCGACGGCACCGCCGTCCTCGGCCTGGGCGACATCGGGCCCGCGGCCGCGCTGCCGGTCATGGAGGGCAAGGCGGCGCTGTTCAAGGAGTTCGGCGGTGTCGACGCGTGGCCGGTGTGCCTGGACACCAAGGACACCGAGGAGATCATCTCCATCGTCAAGGCGCTGGCGCCGGTCTACGGCGGGGTCAACCTCGAGGACATCTCGGCCCCGCGGTGCTTCGAGATCGAGGCGCGCCTGCGCGAGGAGCTCGACATCCCCGTCTTCCACGACGACCAGCACGGCACGGCCATCGTCGTCCTTGCCGCGCTCATCAACGCCCTCAAGGTCGTGGACAAGAAGCTCGAGGACGTGCGCATCGTCGTCTCCGGCGTCGGCGCCGCGGGCAGCGCGATCATCCGGCTGCTCAAGGCCCAGGGGGCCCGCCACATCATCGGCTTCGGCCGCGGCGGCGCCCTGCACCGGGGGGCGACCAACGGCGACGAGTACCGGCGCTGGATCGCGGAGAACACGAACGAGGAGGGTTTCACGGGCACGCTCAAGGAGGGCATGGCCGGGGCCGACGTCTTCATCGGAGTCTCCGCCGGCAACATCCTCACCGGGGCAGACGTGGCCACCATGAACGACGACGCGATCGTCTTCGCGCTGGCGAACCCCACCCCGGAGGTGGACCCGATCGAGGCCGGCGAGACGGCCGCCGTCGTGGCGACCGGCCGGTCGGACTACCCGAACCAGATCAACAACGTCCTGGCCTTCCCGGGTCTGTTCCGCGGCCTGCTCGACGCCGGCGCCCACGTCATCAGCGACGAGATGCTGCGGGTGGCGGCCGTGGCCATCGCCGAGGTCGTCGGCGACGACGAGCGCAACGGCGCCTTCATCATCCCCGGCGTCTTCGACCACCGCGTGGCCGAGGCCGTCGCCGAGGCCGTGCGCTCCCAGACGGTGGCCGAGAAGGGCGGGTCCGCCGCCGAGGCCGAGCGGTGA
- a CDS encoding DoxX family protein, with translation MATATPHRTAPGTTTFQEEIVTSSAVRKTLAVGRIIIGWVFLWAFVDKLLGLGYMTPTERAWINGGTPAQGFIKGIEGPFHGVFQVFANPFGDFLFMFGLLGIGVAMIAGAGLKIAAVGGTLLMLFMYLAELPLALGGTNPITDSHWVEAMLLIISAVTLSGDTWGLGKWWAGKVGNSWLR, from the coding sequence ATGGCAACCGCAACCCCGCACCGCACCGCTCCCGGGACGACGACGTTCCAGGAGGAGATCGTCACCTCCTCCGCCGTGCGCAAGACCCTGGCTGTCGGCCGCATCATCATCGGCTGGGTCTTCCTCTGGGCCTTCGTCGACAAGCTGCTCGGCCTGGGCTACATGACCCCCACCGAGCGCGCCTGGATCAACGGCGGCACTCCCGCCCAGGGCTTCATCAAGGGCATCGAGGGCCCGTTCCACGGCGTCTTCCAGGTCTTCGCCAACCCGTTCGGCGACTTCCTCTTCATGTTCGGTCTGCTCGGCATCGGCGTAGCCATGATCGCCGGGGCGGGCCTGAAGATCGCCGCCGTCGGCGGCACCCTGCTCATGCTCTTCATGTACCTCGCCGAGCTGCCCCTGGCCCTGGGCGGCACGAACCCCATCACGGACTCGCACTGGGTCGAGGCCATGCTCCTCATCATCTCCGCCGTCACCCTCTCGGGCGACACGTGGGGCCTGGGCAAGTGGTGGGCCGGCAAGGTCGGCAACAGCTGGCTCCGCTGA
- the gatB gene encoding Asp-tRNA(Asn)/Glu-tRNA(Gln) amidotransferase subunit GatB: MSATLVDLDEALDRYDPVLGIEVHVELGTASKMFDGAPQTFGAEPNTAVTPVSLGLPGALPVVNGKAVEYAVRIGLALNCRIAETCRFARKNYFYPDVPKNFQTSQYDEPIAYDGHLDVELEDGTVFRVEIERAHMEEDAGKNTHVGGSTGRIQGAEYSLVDYNRAGIPLVEIVTRPIEGAGRRAPEVARAYVAALRDIFRALGVSEARMERGNVRADVNVSLRPSPDSPLGTRTETKNVNSFRSVERAVRHEISRQAAVLDAGRAVVQETRHWHEDTGSTSPGRVKSDAEDYRYFPEPDLVPLAPPREWVEQIRASLPEMPAVRRRRLQAEWGFADAEMRDLVNAGAGDLVEATVAAGASPAAARKWWMGELSRTAKTAGVTLEELAVTPAQVAELAALVDAGRINDKLARQVLEGVLAGEGSPEEVVVARGLEVVSDDGALEAAVDEAIAANPDVVEKIRGGKVQAAGAIVGAVMKATRGQADAGRVREILMARIG, encoded by the coding sequence ATGAGCGCGACGCTGGTGGACCTCGACGAGGCCCTTGACCGCTACGACCCGGTGCTCGGGATCGAGGTCCACGTCGAGCTCGGCACGGCGTCGAAGATGTTCGACGGCGCCCCGCAGACCTTCGGCGCGGAGCCCAACACCGCCGTCACCCCCGTCTCGCTCGGCCTGCCGGGCGCCCTGCCGGTCGTCAACGGCAAGGCGGTGGAGTACGCCGTGCGGATCGGGCTGGCCCTGAACTGCCGGATCGCCGAGACGTGCCGGTTCGCCCGGAAGAACTACTTCTACCCCGACGTGCCGAAGAACTTCCAGACGTCCCAGTACGACGAGCCCATCGCCTACGACGGCCACCTCGACGTCGAGCTCGAGGACGGCACGGTCTTCCGCGTGGAGATCGAGCGCGCGCACATGGAGGAGGACGCCGGGAAGAACACCCACGTCGGCGGGTCGACCGGGCGCATCCAGGGCGCGGAGTACTCCCTCGTGGACTACAACAGGGCCGGCATCCCCCTGGTGGAGATCGTCACCCGCCCGATCGAGGGCGCCGGCCGGCGGGCCCCGGAGGTGGCGCGCGCCTACGTCGCCGCCCTGCGGGACATCTTCCGCGCCCTCGGCGTCTCCGAGGCCCGGATGGAGCGCGGCAACGTCCGGGCCGATGTCAACGTCTCCCTGCGCCCGAGCCCGGACTCCCCGCTCGGCACCCGGACGGAGACGAAGAACGTCAACTCCTTCCGCTCCGTCGAGCGCGCGGTGCGTCACGAGATCTCCCGCCAGGCCGCCGTCCTCGACGCCGGTCGGGCCGTGGTCCAGGAGACCCGGCACTGGCACGAGGACACCGGCTCCACCTCGCCCGGCCGGGTGAAGTCCGACGCCGAGGACTACCGGTACTTCCCGGAGCCGGACCTCGTGCCGCTGGCCCCGCCCCGGGAGTGGGTCGAGCAGATCCGGGCCTCGCTGCCCGAGATGCCCGCCGTGCGCCGCCGGCGGCTCCAGGCGGAGTGGGGCTTTGCCGACGCCGAGATGCGCGACCTCGTCAACGCCGGCGCGGGCGACCTCGTCGAGGCCACCGTGGCCGCGGGCGCGAGCCCGGCCGCGGCCCGCAAGTGGTGGATGGGGGAGCTGTCCCGGACCGCCAAGACCGCGGGCGTCACGCTCGAGGAGCTCGCGGTGACCCCCGCGCAGGTCGCCGAGCTCGCGGCCCTCGTCGATGCCGGTCGCATCAACGACAAGCTCGCCCGGCAGGTGCTCGAGGGCGTTCTCGCCGGTGAGGGCTCGCCGGAAGAGGTCGTCGTGGCCCGTGGGCTGGAGGTCGTCTCCGACGACGGCGCGCTCGAGGCGGCCGTGGACGAGGCCATCGCCGCCAACCCTGACGTGGTGGAGAAGATCCGCGGCGGCAAGGTCCAGGCGGCCGGCGCGATCGTCGGGGCCGTGATGAAGGCGACCCGCGGTCAGGCCGACGCCGGCCGGGTCCGCGAGATCCTCATGGCGCGCATCGGCTGA
- a CDS encoding IclR family transcriptional regulator, translated as MTDLGGDATLSELAAASGLPMPTIHRLMRTLVARGYARQAPSRRYTLGPNLIRLGEGAGRQLGAGARPHLEQVARELGETVNLAMIDRDMAVYVAQAASGHSMRMFTEVGRRVFCHCTGVGKAVLAQLPDATVREIVARAGMPAQTELSITDPDALITELDRIRAQGYAVDDGEQELGVRCYAVAVPDAPTPAAVSISGPAVRVTDAFGERAVPVLQEVAARITAELLGTH; from the coding sequence ATGACCGACCTCGGCGGCGACGCCACCCTCAGCGAGCTGGCGGCGGCCTCGGGACTGCCGATGCCGACCATCCACCGGCTCATGCGCACCCTCGTCGCCCGCGGCTACGCCCGGCAGGCGCCCTCCCGCCGCTACACCCTCGGCCCCAACCTCATCCGGCTCGGCGAGGGGGCCGGCCGACAGCTCGGCGCCGGGGCCCGGCCGCACCTCGAGCAGGTGGCGCGTGAGCTCGGCGAGACGGTCAACCTCGCGATGATCGACCGCGACATGGCCGTCTACGTCGCGCAGGCCGCCTCCGGGCACTCGATGCGAATGTTCACCGAGGTGGGACGCCGGGTGTTCTGCCACTGCACCGGCGTGGGCAAGGCCGTGCTCGCCCAGCTCCCCGACGCGACGGTCCGCGAGATCGTCGCGCGTGCAGGGATGCCGGCCCAGACCGAGCTGTCCATCACCGACCCGGACGCGCTCATCACCGAGCTCGACCGGATCCGCGCCCAGGGCTACGCCGTCGACGACGGCGAGCAGGAGCTCGGGGTGCGGTGCTACGCGGTCGCCGTGCCGGACGCCCCCACCCCGGCCGCGGTGTCGATCTCCGGGCCCGCGGTCCGGGTGACCGACGCGTTCGGCGAGCGGGCCGTCCCGGTGCTCCAGGAGGTCGCCGCCCGCATCACGGCCGAGCTGCTCGGCACCCACTGA
- the pucL gene encoding factor-independent urate hydroxylase, whose translation MTESTATPTIALGENQYGKAEVRLVRIDRDTERHRITDLSVTSQLRGEFTVAHTEGDNAPVVPTDTQKNTVFALARDGVGAPEAFALRLAEHFTSSFDWVTGGRWAVQQYSWDRIPSALTSHVTDGTHDHAFVRGGTETRTAVVQRDGDDVFVVAGLEDLAVLKSTGSEFHGFPKDRYTTLPETADRILATSVTARWRYLDEVDYDAVFADVRRIMLETFADVHSLALQQTLYRMGERVLAEHGDIGEIRFSMPNLHHFLVDLEPFGLDNPGEVFYAADRPYGLIEAEVRRTDVDPEPRAWASVTGFC comes from the coding sequence ATGACCGAGAGCACGGCGACGCCCACGATCGCGCTGGGCGAGAACCAGTACGGCAAGGCCGAGGTGCGCCTGGTGCGCATCGACCGCGACACCGAGCGGCACCGCATCACCGACCTGTCGGTCACGTCCCAGCTGCGCGGGGAGTTCACGGTCGCCCACACCGAGGGCGACAACGCCCCGGTCGTCCCGACCGACACCCAGAAGAACACCGTCTTCGCCCTCGCCCGCGACGGCGTGGGGGCGCCCGAGGCGTTCGCCCTGCGCCTGGCCGAGCACTTCACGTCGTCCTTCGACTGGGTCACCGGTGGGCGGTGGGCGGTCCAGCAGTACTCCTGGGACCGCATCCCGAGCGCCCTGACGTCCCACGTCACCGACGGCACGCACGACCACGCCTTCGTCCGGGGCGGCACCGAGACCCGCACCGCCGTCGTCCAGCGCGACGGCGACGACGTCTTCGTCGTGGCGGGGCTGGAGGACCTGGCGGTGCTGAAGTCCACCGGGTCGGAGTTCCACGGCTTCCCGAAGGACCGCTACACGACGCTGCCGGAGACGGCGGACCGGATCCTCGCGACGTCGGTGACGGCCCGCTGGCGCTACCTCGACGAGGTCGACTACGACGCGGTCTTCGCCGACGTCCGCCGGATCATGCTCGAGACCTTCGCCGACGTCCACTCCCTCGCCCTCCAGCAGACGCTGTACCGGATGGGCGAGCGGGTGCTCGCCGAGCACGGCGACATCGGGGAGATCCGCTTCTCCATGCCGAACCTCCACCACTTCCTCGTGGACCTGGAGCCCTTCGGCCTGGACAACCCCGGCGAGGTCTTCTACGCGGCGGACCGGCCCTACGGGCTCATCGAGGCCGAGGTGCGCCGCACCGACGTAGACCCGGAGCCCCGCGCCTGGGCGAGCGTGACCGGCTTCTGCTGA
- the gatC gene encoding Asp-tRNA(Asn)/Glu-tRNA(Gln) amidotransferase subunit GatC: MSTISSDEVARVAALARIELTPEEVDRLAGELDVIATAVARVSEVATPEVPATSHPIPLTNVMREDVVVATLDRDAVMAAAPAAQDGMFAVPQILGEDA, translated from the coding sequence ATGTCCACCATCTCTTCCGACGAGGTCGCGCGCGTCGCGGCCCTCGCCCGCATCGAGCTGACGCCCGAGGAGGTCGACCGCCTCGCCGGCGAGCTCGACGTCATCGCCACCGCGGTGGCCCGGGTCAGCGAGGTCGCCACGCCCGAGGTGCCCGCCACCTCCCACCCGATCCCGCTGACGAACGTCATGCGCGAGGACGTCGTGGTCGCCACCCTCGACCGCGACGCCGTCATGGCAGCCGCGCCCGCCGCGCAGGACGGGATGTTCGCCGTCCCGCAGATCCTGGGCGAGGACGCATGA
- the uraH gene encoding hydroxyisourate hydrolase: MTSHVTTHVLDAVAGAPAAGVAVTLARHGADGTTEVAAAVTDADGRCHDLGPARLEPGTYRLVLATGPYFAARGTETFYPQVTVDFRVEEGREHYHVPLLLSPFAYTTYRGS; this comes from the coding sequence GTGACCTCGCACGTGACCACCCACGTCCTCGACGCCGTCGCCGGCGCGCCCGCCGCGGGCGTCGCGGTGACCCTGGCCCGTCACGGCGCCGACGGCACCACCGAGGTGGCCGCCGCCGTGACCGACGCCGACGGGCGGTGCCACGACCTCGGGCCGGCCCGCCTGGAGCCGGGGACCTACCGTCTGGTCCTGGCCACGGGTCCGTACTTCGCCGCCCGGGGCACCGAGACCTTCTACCCGCAGGTCACCGTCGACTTCCGGGTCGAGGAGGGGCGGGAGCACTACCACGTCCCGCTCCTGCTGAGCCCGTTCGCGTACACCACCTACCGCGGCAGCTGA
- a CDS encoding pilus assembly protein CpaE — MTTTTTTISTDLARRLRAAGVLWRPASGDRFLVDAPELAGEVFTLSEMTIEARRYATGTVLAFNGTTEWALDSVMIERTLWLPREDQLRELLGGTFRSLRREDLYVVTTVVPEGSRDVEVEHRAPEPADAYALAVLDLVGRAAG; from the coding sequence ATGACCACCACCACGACGACAATCTCCACCGACCTGGCCCGGCGCCTGCGGGCGGCCGGCGTGCTCTGGCGGCCGGCGTCGGGGGACCGGTTCCTCGTCGACGCCCCCGAGCTCGCCGGGGAGGTCTTCACCCTCTCCGAGATGACGATCGAGGCGCGCCGGTACGCCACCGGCACGGTCCTGGCGTTCAACGGCACGACGGAGTGGGCCCTGGACTCGGTGATGATCGAGCGGACCCTGTGGCTCCCCCGGGAGGACCAGCTCCGCGAGCTCCTCGGCGGCACGTTCCGCTCGCTGCGGCGCGAGGACCTCTACGTCGTCACCACGGTGGTGCCGGAGGGCTCGCGGGACGTCGAGGTCGAGCACCGCGCGCCCGAGCCGGCCGACGCCTACGCGCTCGCCGTCCTGGACCTCGTGGGCCGCGCCGCCGGCTGA
- the uraD gene encoding 2-oxo-4-hydroxy-4-carboxy-5-ureidoimidazoline decarboxylase — MVDLPGGLARFNGATPEDALATAMSCAAVPRWAREVTAGRPYPVVAAALERARVAAVPFTDDEVDAALARHPRIGQRPTTDGRDAEHSRREQAGVGHDPELARRLEEGNRRYEDRFGHVFLIRAAGRDAAQILAALEERLGNDPATERRVAAEQLREIAVLRLEGELS; from the coding sequence ATGGTCGACCTGCCCGGCGGTCTCGCGCGGTTCAACGGCGCCACGCCGGAGGACGCGCTCGCCACCGCGATGAGCTGTGCGGCGGTGCCGCGCTGGGCGCGGGAGGTGACGGCGGGCCGACCGTACCCCGTCGTCGCCGCCGCGCTCGAGCGGGCACGCGTCGCGGCGGTGCCGTTCACCGACGACGAGGTCGACGCCGCCCTCGCCCGGCACCCGCGCATCGGGCAGCGCCCCACGACGGACGGGCGCGACGCCGAGCACTCCCGGCGTGAGCAGGCCGGCGTCGGGCACGACCCGGAGCTCGCGCGGCGGCTCGAGGAGGGCAACCGCAGGTACGAGGACCGGTTCGGCCACGTCTTCCTCATCCGGGCGGCCGGCCGGGACGCCGCGCAGATCCTCGCGGCGCTCGAGGAGCGCCTGGGCAACGACCCAGCCACGGAACGTCGGGTGGCCGCCGAGCAGCTGCGTGAGATCGCCGTCCTGAGACTCGAGGGAGAGCTGTCGTGA
- the gatA gene encoding Asp-tRNA(Asn)/Glu-tRNA(Gln) amidotransferase subunit GatA, whose translation MSADLTRRTAAELATLLRDGDVSSVEVTRAHLDRTAAVDGAVHAFLHVNTDEALATAADVDARRAAGEELHALAGVPIAVKDIVVTQGQVTTAGSKILQGWVPPYDATVVTRLRAAGMPILGKTNLDEFAMGSSTEHSAYGNTHNPWDLDRIPGGSGGGSAAAVAAYEAPLAIGTDTGGSIRQPAAVTGTVGVKPTYGSVSRYGLIALASSLDQAGPVSRTVLDSALLHEVIGGHDPLDSTSLPGHARGYADAARDGDLAGVRVGIVRELGGEGYQEGVRARFEESVALLEQAGAEVVEVSCPSFDYALAAYYLILPAECSSNLAKFDGMRFGLRVEPADGPATAERVMAATRGAGFGDEVKRRVILGTHALSAGYFDAYYGSAQKVRTLIQRDFAAAFDQADVLVSPTTPTTAFRLGEKLDDPLAMYLNDVATIPANLAGIPGMSLPAGLSDDGLPVGFQILAPAREDARLYRVGGALERLLEERWGGPILGRAPELEVAR comes from the coding sequence ATGAGCGCCGACCTCACGCGCCGCACCGCGGCCGAGCTGGCCACCCTCCTGCGCGACGGCGACGTCTCCAGCGTCGAGGTCACCCGCGCCCACCTGGACCGCACGGCCGCCGTCGACGGCGCCGTCCACGCCTTCCTCCACGTCAACACCGACGAGGCGCTGGCCACGGCGGCGGACGTCGACGCCCGCCGCGCCGCCGGCGAGGAGCTGCACGCCCTCGCAGGTGTGCCGATCGCCGTCAAGGACATCGTGGTCACCCAGGGGCAGGTGACCACCGCCGGCTCGAAGATCCTCCAGGGCTGGGTCCCGCCCTACGACGCCACCGTCGTCACCCGCCTGCGGGCCGCCGGCATGCCGATCCTCGGCAAGACCAACCTCGACGAGTTCGCCATGGGCTCCTCGACCGAGCACTCCGCCTACGGCAACACCCACAACCCGTGGGACCTCGACCGGATCCCGGGTGGCTCCGGCGGCGGCTCCGCGGCCGCGGTGGCCGCCTACGAGGCGCCGCTGGCCATCGGCACCGACACGGGCGGGTCCATCCGCCAGCCGGCCGCGGTCACCGGCACGGTCGGGGTGAAGCCGACCTACGGCTCCGTCTCGCGCTACGGGCTCATCGCGCTGGCCTCCTCCCTCGACCAGGCCGGACCCGTCTCGCGCACCGTGCTGGACTCGGCCCTGCTGCACGAGGTCATCGGCGGGCACGACCCGCTGGACTCGACCTCCCTGCCGGGCCACGCCCGCGGCTACGCCGACGCGGCCCGCGACGGCGACCTGGCCGGCGTGCGCGTGGGCATCGTGCGCGAGCTCGGCGGTGAGGGCTACCAGGAGGGCGTCCGCGCCCGGTTCGAGGAGTCCGTCGCCCTGCTCGAGCAGGCCGGCGCGGAGGTCGTGGAGGTCTCCTGCCCGAGCTTCGACTACGCCCTGGCCGCCTACTACCTCATCCTGCCGGCCGAGTGCTCGTCGAACCTCGCCAAGTTCGACGGCATGCGCTTCGGGCTGCGGGTCGAGCCGGCCGACGGCCCGGCCACCGCCGAGCGCGTCATGGCCGCCACCCGCGGCGCCGGGTTCGGCGACGAGGTCAAGCGCCGCGTCATCCTGGGTACGCACGCGCTGTCCGCGGGCTACTTCGACGCCTACTACGGCTCCGCGCAGAAGGTGCGCACCCTCATCCAGCGCGACTTCGCGGCGGCGTTCGACCAGGCCGACGTCCTCGTCTCGCCGACCACGCCGACGACGGCGTTCCGGCTGGGGGAGAAGCTCGACGACCCGCTCGCCATGTACCTCAACGACGTCGCGACCATCCCGGCGAACCTCGCCGGGATCCCCGGCATGTCACTGCCTGCCGGACTGAGCGACGACGGCCTGCCCGTGGGGTTCCAGATCCTCGCCCCGGCGCGCGAGGACGCCCGGCTCTACCGGGTGGGCGGTGCGCTCGAGCGCCTGCTGGAGGAGAGGTGGGGCGGGCCGATCCTCGGCCGTGCCCCGGAGCTGGAGGTGGCCCGATGA